A segment of the Phycisphaerae bacterium RAS1 genome:
GCGGGGAAGGTGGCGCGGTAGTTGTCACCGCCCAGCCACTGAAGCGGTACGGCCGTGAACGAGCCGGCGGGCGAGGTGCGGTAGTACAGCGCGGCGTTATTCGTGTCGGCCGTGTCGGTTCCGGCGACGACGCGCACGTCCATGTCCGTCGGGGTGCTCGGCTCGAAGTGATCCGGGACGCCGCTCGGGAAGTCGATCCGTAGCGCGGCGCTCACAAAATCCGCGTAGTACATCAGCGCCGGGAAGACCTCCTCGCAGTTGGGCAGAATCTGGTCCGCCGGAAGCGTGAAGCCGTTGGTGCCCGTGTCGCGCAGCTCGTAGGTGAACGCGAGAATTCCCTGGGCGCCATACCCGTAATCGACGGACGTGCCGGAGGCCGGGTAGATCGTGGTGTAGATCGGACCATCGACGTACGTCTGGCCGTGCACAGAGAAGACGATATTGCGCATCTGCGTGCCGATCACATCCATCACGGCGTTGTCGGGCGCCAGCGCCGCCTGGTAGCCCCAGGCCCACATAATGAGCTGCGAATAGCTGTGAATGTCGCAGTAGGCGACGATTTCGGGGTGGGCGTTCATGAAGTCGCGCACCCGCTGCGTCTCCGGCTCGGAGAATGCCGACGGGCCGCGATAGGTTTCGTTGCTGGGCGTGGCGCTGGCGCCTTCGCCGCCCCACTGGAAGCCGAAGTTGCGGTTCAGATCGACGCCGATCGATCCATCGCCGTTGACGCGGCGGTTCTTACGCCACATGCGGTTGGGTCCCCAGGTGTACACGTAGCCGTCGACGTTCAGCACCGGGACGATGCGGAATTCGCAGCGGTCGACCAGGTCGTGAATAAACGGATCGGTGTCATAGTTGCGGACGAGCTGATCGGCGACGTAGAGCGTTACCGGGACGGTGATCCACTCACGGGCGTGAATCCCGCCGTGGAAGAAGACCATGGGCTTGGTGCCGCCGCCGGGGCCGGTGATCCGCAGGCCGTTGATCGGCCGCAGCTCGAGCGAGGCCCCCAGCGAGAAGGACGAAGCCAGGTCCGGCCGCAGAGCGATGAGCTGATTCATATACGCTTCGACCGTGGCCAGGTCCATGTACGAATCCCACGGCGTCGCCAGCCCGCGCTGATAGGCGGCCTCGATCTGCGCCCGCTCGGCGTCGATTTTGGCCTGCACATTATCGATCAGCACCTCGTAGGGCAGGTGAGACACTTCGAGCAGGGCGAATTGCTCGGGCGTCATGCGCACGTCGTTTTGACCGATTCCCGGACCATGGCACTCCCACACCTCGTCGGTGATTTTCAGCAGCCGGTCCAGTTCGCTTTCATCGCCGACCCAGACGCGGACAATCCGGTGGCCGTCAAACGTGGCGGATTGGGCGAAAGCGGCGCCGGCAAACGCCAGACAGAGCGCCAGCGGCGCAATAAACAAGCGGAAACTACGGCGTGTCATTGGATGAAATCCTCTGGTCCCAAGCGCGTAATCACACGAGCCGTTGGGAGACGGCTTCGCGACGCCACCCATTCTACGACCGCCGCCAGTCAACTCCAAGCGGCATTTAGACGGTCGGGTGGCAGGGTGCGCATCCCGATCGA
Coding sequences within it:
- the cpt_3 gene encoding Carboxypeptidase T precursor — translated: MTRRSFRLFIAPLALCLAFAGAAFAQSATFDGHRIVRVWVGDESELDRLLKITDEVWECHGPGIGQNDVRMTPEQFALLEVSHLPYEVLIDNVQAKIDAERAQIEAAYQRGLATPWDSYMDLATVEAYMNQLIALRPDLASSFSLGASLELRPINGLRITGPGGGTKPMVFFHGGIHAREWITVPVTLYVADQLVRNYDTDPFIHDLVDRCEFRIVPVLNVDGYVYTWGPNRMWRKNRRVNGDGSIGVDLNRNFGFQWGGEGASATPSNETYRGPSAFSEPETQRVRDFMNAHPEIVAYCDIHSYSQLIMWAWGYQAALAPDNAVMDVIGTQMRNIVFSVHGQTYVDGPIYTTIYPASGTSVDYGYGAQGILAFTYELRDTGTNGFTLPADQILPNCEEVFPALMYYADFVSAALRIDFPSGVPDHFEPSTPTDMDVRVVAGTDTADTNNAALYYRTSPAGSFTAVPLQWLGGDNYRATFPARGCGPATEWYVAATSMQGHTAYAPTGAPAFLNDAPVGTLSVSVSETFEAAGSWTVINESVSTGAWTRVDPNGTANAGQPAQPENDNTATGTMCYITGQGTVGGGAAAADLDGGPTRLVSPTYDMSALNDPRVSYYRWVYCSTGEDTMVVEISNNNGGSWTTLETAGHQNAWTYRSFRVSDFVAPTSQMRLRFSIADQPNNSVTEGGVDDVVIASFDCAQSLLGDMNCDGVVDILDINPFTLALSDPVGYSIAFPACDITNGDVNDDGNIDVLDINPFIALLSGP